From a single Dendropsophus ebraccatus isolate aDenEbr1 chromosome 8, aDenEbr1.pat, whole genome shotgun sequence genomic region:
- the PWWP2B gene encoding PWWP domain-containing protein 2B: MEAEDGQELRVGSLVPVLLEHIVNDTLVVTLSCGERRYTGVLLDCSKKSGLFCVPPASVPKDDDPPCNSSCNSILEDANFSHPVSETPNQDTGLPVTSNTDQVPPLLPPPGTAPPYPPYFEGAPFPPPLWLRHSYNQWVPQPPPRAIKRTKRRMSRNRDPGRLIMSTIRLRPRQVLCEKCKNTLNTEEASKDKQNPRSSRRIHGQDKERHKVESDPEEKKVGKERREENSASRDLVHKSPTKDLVHRSPVIKISYSTPQGKGEVVKIPSRVHGSIEPFCPSKAQENGSGDHETLKDLDSCQTPKRLIDRSNSQGASIPKLKLTKPLHSNVEVPPPKIRLKPQRISDGQSVSIYKSELIDEINVLQSSRGSETDSSAFCMDDAAERSYHDVSLGSSGEDDDFKGFPHNQEGRNLNLLGNYRKRKADSSSASLCSNDSLEESKSSCLELNRMDFCDIMPGDDLSVSSSKDEQKTVPPLTVRLHSKSVSNCITVEGKTISVGDIVWGKVHGFPWWPARILSINVNQKENGDPSWQEATVSWFGSPTTSSLSVSKLSSFSEFFKLRFNRKKKGVYRKAIAEAARATNHLTPEIRELLLQCET, translated from the coding sequence GTCCGGATTGTTCTGCGTGCCACCAGCTTCAGTTCCAAAAGACGATGACCCACCGTGCAATAGTTCCTGTAACAGTATTCTTGAAGATGCCAATTTTTCACATCCTGTATCGGAAACGCCTAATCAAGACACTGGTCTCCCCGTAACGAGTAACACTGATCAAGTTCCTCCACTCCTTCCACCTCCTGGGACTGCGCCACCTTATCCTCCTTACTTTGAAGGTGCTCCTTTCCCCCCTCCTCTTTGGTTGAGGCACTCGTACAATCAGTGGGTACCTCAGCCTCCTCCTCGTGCTATTAAAAGGACAAAAAGACGAATGTCAAGAAACAGAGACCCCGGTCGGCTCATAATGAGTACGATAAGGCTGCGGCCTAGGCAGGTACTTTGTGAGAAGTGTAAAAACACGTTAAATACAGAGGAGGCTTCTAAAGATAAACAGAACCCTAGAAGTAGCAGGAGGATTCATGGTCAGGATAAAGAACGCCATAAAGTGGAGTCAGATCCCGAAGAGAAGAAGGTGGggaaagagaggagggaggaaaaCAGTGCCTCTAGAGACTTGGTACATAAGAGTCCCACTAAAGACTTGGTGCACAGGAGTCCAGTCATAAAGATCTCTTACAGTACACCTCAAGGTAAAGGAGAGGTTGTTAAGATTCCTTCACGTGTACATGGCTCTATTGAGCCATTTTGTCCAAGTAAAGCTCAAGAAAATGGAAGTGGGGACCATGAAACGTTGAAGGACTTAGACAGTTGTCAAACGCCTAAACGTCTGATAGACAGGTCGAATAGTCAGGGGGCTTCCATTCCAAAGTTAAAGTTAACTAAGCCTTTGCATTCCAATGTGGAAGTTCCTCCACCTAAAATCAGACTAAAGCCCCAAAGGATTAGTGACGGACAAAGTGTTTCGATCTATAAATCTGAGCTAATCGACGAGATCAATGTTCTTCAGAGCAGCAGAGGATCTGAGACCGATTCTTCTGCTTTTTGTATGGACGATGCCGCAGAAAGAAGTTATCACGATGTCTCTTTGGGAAGCTCGGGAGAGGATGATGATTTCAAAGGATTTCCGCACAACCAAGAAGGACGTAACCTAAATCTACTTGGCAATTACCGCAAAAGAAAAGCCGATTCTTCTAGTGCATCTTTGTGTAGTAACGACAGCTTGGAGGAATCAAAGTCTTCTTGCCTGGAGTTGAACAGGATGGATTTTTGTGATATCATGCCTGGTGATGATCTTTCTGTGTCGTCTTCTAAAGATGAGCAGAAAACGGTGCCACCGCTAACGGTTAGACTGCATTCTAAAAGTGTGTCCAATTGTATCACTGTAGAAGGAAAGACTATTTCTGTGGGGGATATAGTGTGGGGGAAAGTTCATGGCTTTCCATGGTGGCCCGCACGTATTCTAAGTATTAATGTGAACCAAAAGGAAAATGGTGATCCTTCTTGGCAAGAGGCTACAGTCTCGTGGTTTGGTTCTCCGACAACATCTAGTTTATCAGTGTCAAAACTCTCTTCTTTCTCGGAATTTTTCAAACTGAGGTTTAACCGTAAGAAGAAAGGAGTCTACCGAAAAGCTATTGCAGAAGCTGCCAGGGCTACGAATCACCTGACTCCGGAAATTAGGGAACTCTTATTGCAGTGTGAAACGTAA